A single window of Magnetococcus marinus MC-1 DNA harbors:
- the rplU gene encoding 50S ribosomal protein L21, producing the protein MYAVIRTGGKQYKVSQGDVLRVETVAGDAGGEVIFDDVLMVGGDEGLKVGEATEGAKVTGTIIRQMRDKKVIVFKKKRRKNYIRTQGHRQNLTVVRISGIS; encoded by the coding sequence ATGTATGCGGTAATTCGTACCGGTGGTAAGCAGTATAAAGTGTCCCAAGGTGACGTCCTGCGTGTTGAGACAGTGGCGGGCGATGCTGGCGGCGAGGTGATCTTTGATGATGTGCTCATGGTTGGTGGTGATGAGGGTCTTAAGGTAGGTGAGGCGACTGAAGGCGCCAAAGTTACCGGCACCATCATTCGCCAGATGCGCGACAAGAAGGTTATTGTTTTCAAGAAAAAGCGTCGTAAGAACTATATCCGCACGCAGGGTCATCGTCAAAATCTGACGGTGGTTCGCATTAGCGGCATTTCTTAA
- a CDS encoding HesB/IscA family protein, with the protein MFQLTPGAVKAAKRFIRYSEEPVLGLRVGINSGGCSGFRYEVELCKALVDGDELITIDGVKIYTDPVSIPYIKGMTIDFKETMMESKFVFDNPNASSSCGCGNSFEIHQIAEVE; encoded by the coding sequence ATGTTTCAGTTGACACCTGGGGCTGTCAAAGCTGCCAAACGTTTTATTCGTTATTCTGAAGAGCCGGTGTTGGGTCTGCGGGTGGGCATTAACAGTGGTGGATGTTCGGGGTTTCGCTACGAGGTTGAGCTGTGCAAAGCCTTAGTGGACGGGGATGAACTGATCACCATTGACGGCGTAAAAATTTATACCGATCCGGTCTCTATTCCCTACATCAAAGGCATGACCATTGATTTTAAAGAGACCATGATGGAGAGCAAGTTTGTCTTTGATAACCCCAATGCCTCTAGCAGCTGCGGCTGTGGTAACTCTTTTGAAATTCACCAAATTGCCGAGGTCGAATAA
- the obgE gene encoding GTPase ObgE, with protein MKFLDEAKIYLKSGDGGGGCISFRREKYIPFGGPDGGDGGRGGDVIFQADGHLNTLIDFRYKQHFKAKRGTHGMGSQCTGASAEALIIKVPVGTIIRDDADGTILVDMVEDGQQFLACKGGDGGRGNMHFKSSTNQAPRRADPGFPGEEMWVRLEMKLLADVGLVGMPNAGKSTLISKVSAAKPKIADYPFTTLQPNLGVVRVEMDHSFVMADIPGLIKGAHEGHGLGMFFLKHIERCAVLLHLVEIDSLEDDDPVSRFQTIEAELAGYSEQLAQKPRILVLSKADLLGEEDRQVVLSWFKERLGEAMPPVFILSSATGEGIEALVYHVGGMVKQWRLKQGKVGHALEDAPTRAGSKALRDEHAPSWQDDDDDDDDDDGVEVIWVRE; from the coding sequence ATGAAATTTCTAGACGAAGCGAAAATCTACCTAAAATCCGGCGACGGCGGTGGCGGCTGCATCTCGTTTCGGCGGGAAAAATATATCCCTTTTGGTGGGCCGGATGGCGGCGATGGGGGGCGTGGTGGCGATGTTATTTTTCAAGCCGATGGCCACCTGAATACGCTTATTGATTTTCGCTACAAGCAGCATTTTAAGGCCAAGCGGGGCACCCATGGCATGGGCTCACAGTGTACCGGTGCCTCGGCGGAGGCGCTGATCATCAAGGTGCCGGTGGGGACCATTATCCGGGATGATGCCGACGGCACCATATTGGTGGATATGGTGGAGGATGGTCAGCAATTTCTCGCCTGTAAGGGGGGGGATGGTGGCCGGGGCAACATGCATTTTAAGAGTTCCACCAACCAAGCCCCGCGTCGGGCTGATCCGGGTTTTCCGGGTGAGGAGATGTGGGTACGGTTGGAGATGAAATTGCTGGCCGATGTGGGGTTGGTGGGTATGCCCAATGCGGGCAAGAGCACGCTTATCTCCAAGGTCTCTGCGGCGAAACCCAAGATTGCGGACTATCCTTTTACCACCTTGCAGCCCAATTTGGGGGTGGTACGGGTGGAGATGGACCACAGTTTTGTGATGGCGGATATTCCGGGCTTGATTAAGGGTGCCCATGAGGGGCACGGGCTGGGTATGTTTTTTTTAAAGCATATTGAGCGGTGTGCGGTGTTGTTGCATTTGGTGGAGATTGATTCGCTGGAGGATGATGATCCGGTGAGCCGTTTTCAGACCATTGAGGCGGAGTTGGCGGGTTATTCGGAGCAGTTGGCGCAGAAGCCGCGTATTTTGGTGCTTTCCAAGGCGGATTTGTTGGGGGAAGAGGATCGCCAGGTGGTGCTTTCGTGGTTTAAGGAGCGGTTGGGGGAGGCGATGCCACCGGTCTTTATCCTTTCGTCGGCCACGGGAGAGGGTATTGAGGCGTTGGTTTATCATGTTGGTGGTATGGTTAAACAGTGGCGGTTAAAGCAGGGCAAGGTGGGTCATGCCTTGGAGGATGCTCCGACCCGTGCGGGCAGCAAGGCGCTACGGGATGAGCATGCTCCGTCGTGGCAAGATGACGATGATGACGACGATGATGATGATGGTGTGGAAGTTATTTGGGTCCGGGAGTGA
- a CDS encoding Maf family protein has product MQALPALWWLNGEVKVCLASASPRRLELLRQVGLDPMVNPVACDETPRIGEDPQAYVVRLAREKARSGAVAGHLTLGSDTAVVVDGAILGKPQHRAEAIAMVQRLVGRCHEVMTGIAVCDNKGQIFSDVVITQVSMREVAPGEIAAYVDYGESMDKAGGYAIQGMGGFLVNRIEGSYSAVVGLPLVESLALLQRAMQG; this is encoded by the coding sequence ATGCAAGCGTTACCCGCGTTGTGGTGGCTTAATGGCGAGGTGAAGGTCTGTTTGGCGTCGGCCTCACCAAGGCGGTTGGAACTGTTGCGGCAAGTCGGTCTAGATCCGATGGTTAACCCGGTGGCGTGCGATGAGACGCCACGCATCGGGGAGGATCCCCAAGCCTATGTGGTACGCTTGGCGCGGGAAAAAGCCCGGTCTGGGGCTGTGGCGGGGCATCTAACCTTGGGTTCAGATACGGCGGTGGTGGTGGATGGCGCAATTTTAGGAAAACCACAACACCGCGCCGAGGCCATAGCGATGGTGCAACGGCTGGTGGGGCGCTGCCATGAGGTGATGACCGGCATAGCGGTCTGCGATAACAAGGGGCAGATCTTTAGCGATGTGGTGATCACGCAGGTATCTATGCGCGAGGTCGCGCCTGGAGAGATTGCCGCCTATGTGGATTATGGCGAGTCTATGGATAAAGCAGGGGGTTATGCCATTCAGGGCATGGGCGGTTTTTTGGTTAATCGCATAGAAGGTTCCTATAGTGCGGTGGTGGGGTTGCCGCTGGTAGAGAGTTTGGCGTTGCTGCAACGTGCCATGCAGGGGTGA
- a CDS encoding glutamate-5-semialdehyde dehydrogenase has product MSNDSIKLIDEIGKKARKAARQLAWLDSGSKNATLHAMADALIACKKILQVENEKDLEAGEKNGLTDAMLDRLRLTDQVIASMAEGIRQVAALPDPIGEINHMRRLANQLQVGKMRVPLGVIGIIYESRPNVTADAAALCVKSGNAVILRGGSEAFHSNRAIAAALAQGMEKGRVPSDAVQVVSTTDRAAVSALLKADQYVDIIIPRGGKGLIQRVMDEATIPVIKHLDGICHTYIDADADPAKAIDITFNGKMQRTGVCNATETLLIHEKVAKTILPALAKRLNQADCVLRGCPETIRLVGEVAPVIPATEEDWDTEYLAAILAIRVVKNLEEAMDHIDAHSSRHTEVIVTENHATAMRFVREVDASAVMVNASSRFNDGFQFGLGAEMGISTDKLHVRGPVGLEGLTCEKWIVLGDGQLRS; this is encoded by the coding sequence ATGAGCAACGACAGCATCAAACTCATCGACGAAATCGGCAAAAAAGCACGCAAAGCTGCCCGTCAACTGGCTTGGTTAGACTCCGGTAGCAAAAACGCAACCCTACACGCCATGGCCGATGCCCTGATCGCCTGTAAAAAGATCCTCCAAGTAGAAAATGAAAAAGACCTGGAAGCCGGTGAAAAAAATGGCCTGACCGACGCCATGCTCGACCGCCTGCGCCTCACCGATCAAGTCATCGCCAGCATGGCCGAAGGCATCCGCCAAGTGGCCGCTCTGCCCGACCCCATCGGCGAAATCAACCATATGCGTCGCCTGGCCAACCAGCTGCAAGTGGGTAAAATGCGCGTGCCCCTCGGTGTGATCGGGATCATCTACGAATCCCGCCCCAACGTCACCGCCGATGCCGCCGCACTCTGCGTCAAATCAGGCAATGCCGTTATCCTGCGCGGTGGCTCTGAAGCGTTTCACTCCAACCGCGCCATCGCCGCCGCCCTCGCCCAAGGTATGGAAAAGGGACGTGTGCCCAGCGATGCCGTGCAAGTGGTAAGCACCACCGACCGAGCCGCCGTCAGTGCCCTGCTAAAAGCCGATCAATATGTGGATATTATCATTCCACGTGGTGGTAAAGGATTGATCCAACGGGTCATGGATGAAGCAACCATCCCTGTCATCAAACACCTGGATGGTATCTGTCATACCTATATTGATGCCGACGCTGACCCCGCTAAAGCCATTGACATCACCTTTAATGGCAAAATGCAGCGTACCGGCGTGTGTAATGCCACCGAAACCCTGCTCATCCACGAAAAGGTCGCCAAAACCATACTGCCCGCCCTGGCTAAACGGCTCAACCAAGCCGACTGCGTGCTTAGAGGCTGCCCCGAAACCATCCGCTTGGTGGGCGAAGTGGCCCCCGTCATCCCCGCGACAGAGGAGGATTGGGATACCGAATACCTCGCCGCAATTCTCGCTATCCGGGTGGTGAAAAATCTTGAAGAAGCCATGGACCATATCGACGCCCATAGCTCACGCCATACCGAAGTTATTGTGACAGAAAACCACGCAACCGCCATGCGTTTTGTGCGCGAAGTGGACGCCTCCGCCGTCATGGTCAACGCCTCCAGCCGCTTTAATGACGGCTTTCAATTCGGCTTGGGCGCAGAAATGGGCATCTCCACCGATAAACTGCATGTGCGCGGCCCCGTCGGCCTGGAAGGACTGACCTGTGAAAAATGGATCGTGCTGGGCGATGGTCAGTTGAGAAGCTAA
- the rpmA gene encoding 50S ribosomal protein L27, translated as MAHKKAGGSSRNGRDSEGRRLGVKKYGGENVIPGNILVRQRGTKMWPGVGVGMGKDHTLFALEEGRVAFTMRRNRQYVNVEVAAAQ; from the coding sequence ATGGCACATAAGAAAGCTGGCGGTAGTTCCCGCAACGGGCGTGATTCAGAAGGTCGTCGCTTGGGCGTTAAGAAGTACGGTGGCGAAAACGTGATTCCTGGTAACATTCTGGTGCGTCAGCGCGGCACCAAAATGTGGCCTGGCGTTGGTGTGGGTATGGGTAAAGACCACACCTTGTTTGCGCTGGAGGAGGGTCGAGTGGCCTTCACCATGCGGCGCAACCGTCAATATGTAAATGTGGAAGTTGCGGCGGCTCAGTAA
- the proB gene encoding glutamate 5-kinase, protein MREATEAWQRVAAAQRIVVKIGSNLLTTKDGVCEDWIAARCAEIAALMGRGKQVVVVTSGSVAAGASRLGLGRRPATLPEKQAAAAAGQGKLMQIYEQAFNTHGLHTGQILLTRDDVANRRRYLNARDTLETLLTLGLVPVVNENDTVVVEEIRFGDNDTLAALVAGLVEAELLVLLSDVDGLYSADPRKDERAQRIELVVEVTPEIEALAGGTGSEVGSGGMVTKLRAAKMAARTGCMTVLANGFQADPIGAVMGGGVGTLFLSLGDAISSRKRWIANGLTCEGSLFLDEGAVAALLKGKSLLARGVVAVEGVFDRGAALYCCDVQGRRIAKGLVNYRSDHMEQIKGKHSWEIEAALGFIIDEEVMHRDDMVQLVK, encoded by the coding sequence ATGCGTGAGGCTACGGAGGCGTGGCAGCGTGTGGCGGCTGCCCAGCGGATAGTGGTTAAGATTGGTTCAAACTTGCTGACCACCAAGGATGGGGTGTGCGAGGATTGGATTGCGGCCCGTTGTGCGGAGATTGCGGCATTGATGGGTCGTGGCAAGCAGGTTGTGGTGGTCACGTCGGGCTCGGTTGCGGCGGGGGCGTCGCGTTTGGGTTTGGGGCGGCGTCCGGCAACACTGCCAGAGAAGCAGGCGGCGGCGGCGGCGGGTCAGGGCAAGTTGATGCAGATTTATGAGCAGGCTTTTAACACCCATGGTTTGCATACGGGGCAGATATTATTAACGCGGGATGATGTGGCGAACCGGCGTCGTTATTTGAATGCGCGGGATACGTTGGAGACCTTATTAACCTTGGGTTTGGTGCCGGTGGTTAATGAGAATGACACGGTGGTGGTGGAGGAGATTCGGTTTGGTGACAATGATACCCTGGCGGCGTTGGTGGCGGGTTTGGTAGAGGCTGAGCTGTTGGTTTTGTTATCGGATGTGGATGGTTTATACAGTGCGGATCCCCGTAAGGATGAGAGGGCGCAGCGTATTGAGTTGGTGGTGGAGGTAACGCCGGAGATTGAGGCTTTGGCGGGTGGTACCGGTTCGGAGGTTGGCTCTGGGGGTATGGTAACGAAGTTACGGGCGGCGAAGATGGCGGCGCGTACGGGGTGTATGACGGTGTTGGCCAATGGTTTTCAGGCGGATCCTATCGGGGCGGTGATGGGGGGTGGTGTTGGTACGCTCTTTTTATCGTTGGGGGATGCCATTAGCAGCCGCAAGCGTTGGATTGCCAATGGTTTAACGTGTGAGGGTAGTCTATTTTTGGACGAGGGGGCGGTTGCGGCTTTATTAAAGGGCAAGAGTCTCTTAGCGCGGGGTGTGGTGGCGGTTGAGGGTGTGTTTGATCGGGGTGCGGCGCTCTATTGTTGTGATGTGCAGGGGCGGCGGATTGCCAAGGGGTTGGTGAATTATCGCAGTGATCATATGGAGCAGATTAAGGGTAAGCATAGTTGGGAGATTGAGGCGGCCTTGGGTTTTATTATTGATGAAGAGGTGATGCATCGGGATGACATGGTGCAGTTGGTCAAGTAG
- a CDS encoding ATP-binding protein, translated as MDRASTSTRSFRAPNRVVLSGGLTLLLSLLLTGLLAVQENGRYQNQLRVTVLEQLSQLRGLLENEINLSFHLTMGLLAYVAIEPNISQQNFQLMAREIIAQSRNIRNLGLAPDNVLSYIYPLSGNERALGLDYRKNAKQWPAVQLAISERRTVVAGPVKLVQGGEAFISRTPIYRTGMDGKKGAYWGLASTVIDKDKLFTTAGIYEVSKQIKLAIRGRDGLGAQGDLISGEGELFNERAVLQNVQLPDGRWQLAAEPLNGWDQDSPYVPVIWGAGIGGGMLAGGLVYLWLIGVARHQHILQQALQDAQAADRVKSEFYATMSHEIRTPMNVVLGMSDILLETVQEPEQRQQLARLQQAGSALLELINNILDISRIEEKRLTLHMAPMDLRSLVEDLLGFFQLPYHEKGIALVSEWEQGLATHILGDSGRLRQVLTNLLGNALKFTERGQVVVVVRRDPEDATYLRIEVRDSGIGLHADQLLHIFDKFTQAESGLTRRYGGSGLGLAICKQLVVLMGGRIWVESEDGVGSCFIFTLPYQEVTELERRQMQDEAAEWSVDVPRKVLLVEDSVDNQQLIVAYLKASPYQVSIAQNGAEGVAMAKQDAYDLILMDMQMPVLDGYAATRSIRQWERQQGREPVPIVALTAHALEGDLEKSIEAGCSLHLTKPIRKAQLLNQLRGFFKEAP; from the coding sequence ATGGATCGAGCAAGCACATCCACACGTAGCTTTAGGGCACCAAATCGGGTGGTGCTCTCAGGGGGTTTGACCCTGCTGTTGAGTCTGTTGTTAACCGGTTTATTGGCTGTGCAGGAAAATGGCCGCTACCAAAACCAGTTGCGGGTAACCGTGTTAGAACAGCTCAGCCAACTGCGAGGTCTTTTAGAAAATGAGATTAATCTTAGCTTTCACCTCACCATGGGTCTGCTGGCCTATGTGGCCATTGAGCCAAACATAAGTCAGCAAAATTTCCAGCTTATGGCCCGCGAAATCATTGCGCAGAGTCGCAATATTCGAAATTTAGGTTTGGCCCCTGACAATGTGCTTAGCTACATCTATCCCCTTAGCGGTAACGAGCGGGCGTTAGGGTTGGACTATCGCAAAAATGCCAAGCAGTGGCCTGCGGTGCAGTTGGCCATTAGCGAACGGCGTACGGTGGTGGCCGGTCCGGTAAAATTGGTGCAGGGTGGGGAAGCGTTTATTAGCCGAACACCCATCTATCGCACGGGAATGGATGGAAAAAAAGGGGCTTACTGGGGGTTGGCAAGCACGGTCATTGATAAAGATAAGCTGTTTACTACGGCGGGTATCTATGAGGTATCCAAGCAGATTAAACTGGCCATTCGTGGGCGTGACGGGCTGGGGGCGCAGGGAGATCTGATCTCGGGTGAGGGTGAACTGTTTAATGAGCGAGCTGTCCTGCAAAATGTGCAACTGCCCGATGGTCGTTGGCAATTGGCGGCCGAGCCCTTAAACGGGTGGGATCAGGATTCGCCCTATGTGCCCGTGATATGGGGTGCCGGTATTGGGGGAGGAATGCTGGCTGGTGGGTTGGTCTACCTGTGGTTGATTGGCGTGGCGCGGCACCAACACATCCTGCAACAGGCCTTGCAGGATGCCCAGGCGGCTGATCGGGTAAAGAGTGAATTTTACGCGACCATGAGCCATGAGATTCGCACCCCAATGAACGTGGTGCTGGGCATGAGTGATATTCTGCTGGAGACGGTGCAAGAGCCTGAACAGCGCCAGCAGTTGGCCCGCTTGCAACAGGCCGGTAGTGCCCTGTTGGAGTTGATCAATAATATTTTAGACATATCCCGCATTGAGGAGAAGCGCTTAACCCTCCATATGGCGCCTATGGATTTACGGTCTTTGGTAGAGGATCTGCTGGGTTTCTTTCAACTCCCTTACCATGAGAAAGGGATCGCGCTGGTGAGTGAGTGGGAGCAGGGCTTGGCCACCCATATTTTGGGGGACAGTGGACGGCTAAGGCAGGTATTGACCAATCTATTGGGGAACGCTCTTAAATTTACGGAGCGGGGGCAGGTGGTGGTGGTGGTGCGTCGGGATCCCGAGGATGCCACCTACTTACGTATTGAGGTTAGGGATAGCGGGATTGGTCTACATGCCGATCAGCTTTTGCATATTTTTGATAAATTTACGCAGGCTGAATCGGGTCTGACGCGGCGTTATGGTGGCAGCGGTTTGGGTTTGGCTATCTGCAAGCAGCTGGTGGTGTTGATGGGGGGGCGTATCTGGGTAGAGAGCGAGGATGGGGTGGGTAGTTGTTTTATCTTTACCTTGCCCTACCAGGAGGTTACAGAACTTGAACGGCGGCAGATGCAGGATGAAGCGGCGGAGTGGTCGGTTGATGTGCCGCGCAAAGTGTTGCTGGTTGAGGACTCTGTGGACAACCAGCAGCTTATTGTCGCTTATTTAAAAGCTAGCCCTTATCAAGTGAGCATTGCCCAAAATGGTGCCGAAGGGGTGGCGATGGCCAAACAGGATGCCTACGATCTTATTTTGATGGATATGCAGATGCCGGTGCTGGATGGCTATGCGGCGACGCGCTCCATCCGCCAGTGGGAGCGGCAGCAGGGGCGCGAGCCGGTGCCCATTGTGGCGCTGACGGCCCATGCCTTGGAGGGGGATTTAGAGAAGAGCATAGAGGCGGGCTGTAGTCTCCATTTGACCAAGCCCATACGCAAGGCTCAACTCCTTAACCAGCTGCGCGGCTTTTTTAAAGAGGCCCCTTAA
- a CDS encoding polyprenyl synthetase family protein, translating into MAQQTNEALARLRSLVEQDLQRTNEVILEQLNSPVELITQVGDHLLNSGGKRLRPILTLVTAKLFGYQKADVHALLAAVVEFIHTATLLHDDVVDKSNTRRGQATANSVWGNKAPILVGDFLFSRSFQIMVEHGDLRVLRIVSDCCAIISEGEVMQLVASNDLATDEERYLDVIRHKTASLFASASQLGAVVADQSDEIAQRMYDYGMMLGTAYQVVDDLLDYSAETEKLGKNVGDDFQEGKITLPVIHAFRSGDAEEQAFWRRCLEDEEQDESSFDHARALIAKHGSLDYTMSQARALIVKAKAALAPLPESAERQALMDLADLSVDREY; encoded by the coding sequence ATGGCCCAACAGACCAACGAAGCTTTGGCTCGTCTGCGTAGCCTGGTTGAACAGGATTTGCAGCGCACCAATGAAGTCATTTTGGAACAGCTCAACTCCCCTGTTGAGTTGATCACCCAGGTGGGGGATCATCTTCTTAACAGCGGCGGTAAGCGGTTGCGCCCCATTTTGACCTTGGTAACAGCCAAGCTGTTTGGGTATCAAAAAGCCGATGTCCATGCGCTGCTGGCGGCTGTGGTGGAGTTTATTCACACCGCAACCTTGCTGCATGATGATGTGGTGGATAAGTCCAACACCCGCCGGGGACAGGCAACCGCCAACTCGGTATGGGGCAACAAGGCGCCCATTTTGGTTGGCGACTTTCTCTTTTCCCGCTCGTTTCAGATCATGGTTGAACATGGCGATTTACGGGTTTTGCGCATTGTTTCCGACTGCTGCGCCATTATCTCTGAGGGCGAGGTGATGCAGTTGGTGGCCAGCAATGATCTGGCCACCGATGAAGAGCGTTATCTGGATGTGATTCGCCACAAAACGGCCTCGCTGTTTGCCTCGGCTTCGCAGTTGGGGGCGGTGGTGGCGGATCAATCCGACGAGATTGCCCAGCGCATGTATGATTATGGCATGATGTTGGGCACCGCTTATCAGGTGGTGGATGATCTGCTGGACTACTCGGCCGAGACGGAAAAACTGGGCAAAAATGTAGGGGATGATTTCCAGGAGGGTAAGATAACCCTACCGGTGATCCACGCTTTCCGCTCAGGCGATGCGGAAGAGCAAGCTTTTTGGCGGCGCTGTTTGGAGGATGAAGAGCAGGATGAGAGCAGCTTTGATCATGCCCGTGCTTTGATTGCCAAGCATGGTTCGCTGGACTACACCATGTCCCAGGCCCGCGCGTTGATTGTTAAAGCCAAAGCTGCATTGGCTCCCTTGCCGGAGAGTGCCGAGCGCCAAGCACTGATGGATTTGGCCGACCTTTCGGTGGATCGGGAATATTAA
- a CDS encoding bacteriohemerythrin, giving the protein MKTLSINPAFVTGLDEIDLQHAFFVDLLARLTPALRNSKSLPRQVRLLQEIQLFAAFHFHSEENLYREHGLSDHQLTHHQKRHGELLGALNHYIFQLEQEKETVESILAVLGDWFAFHAVEEDGYAVTTLFSQQAEAESRNQTNMLSLSLQSFDPDDPFG; this is encoded by the coding sequence ATGAAAACCCTCTCCATCAATCCTGCGTTTGTTACCGGGTTGGATGAAATTGATCTGCAACACGCCTTTTTTGTGGATCTACTGGCGCGTTTGACGCCCGCCCTGCGCAACAGCAAAAGCTTGCCCCGACAAGTACGCTTACTGCAAGAGATCCAACTGTTTGCCGCTTTTCACTTTCACTCGGAAGAGAATCTTTATCGCGAGCATGGTTTGTCTGACCACCAGCTGACGCACCATCAAAAGCGCCATGGAGAGCTGCTCGGTGCACTAAATCACTATATTTTTCAGTTGGAACAGGAAAAAGAGACGGTGGAGAGCATTCTCGCCGTGCTGGGGGATTGGTTCGCCTTTCATGCGGTAGAAGAGGATGGTTATGCCGTCACAACACTCTTTTCTCAACAGGCTGAGGCAGAATCACGCAACCAAACCAATATGCTGAGCTTGAGTTTACAAAGTTTCGATCCAGACGATCCCTTTGGTTAA
- a CDS encoding serine/threonine-protein kinase, which translates to MLQPPLPPGFKLTRYTLDKVMATGTYAIAYLAQRTSHAVVIKEFFPKAQIYRDEAGNVTPNRGDVGYFKHNRSRFRHEAELLARLHHPGIIPLEESFDALGTSYLVMPYVAGENLHQRIRRRPLHEGELHALLVALAQGLIAVHEAGYCHLDIKPNNVLLQQDGSPVLIDFGAAWHQKELERGRADPLFTRDYSPYELFTKQHVGCHSDLYSLGALAYRLLTGHAPVCSQIRHYHLHKLGSDPQRPLHKDFAHRYSRALLDAIDTALILESTQRPGDLHHWLTHHLQPRYRGSDHPHPMLLEGDRQLYAERPDEALQAYQSAAQAGDYAAHRAIANLLKADKAHPSTIHAALLAGSMAGDAGCAVLLGALLRDHPKLAQPPEHTPIAFYQQAAKLGNRKGMYRYAHLLLKQARAKAGQPQALIKGIHWLRRAAQMGYAEAQWRLFQELQDKQLPSLPPEHPFDWLQMVAFQEWPKAALRLAGWYEAGDAPLPEVDLSQAYYWYRQAALHGALQGQLMLAQGFLQGRGVARDPKQAFYWFEVAAQQQSEQAYYHMALQLHKGHGVIRDRNRARTLFQQAAQGGYGPAQKRLGDMLARGEGGPRQVGEAIKWYMQAAAQQVEGAQQALQRLLILRLPQPPAG; encoded by the coding sequence ATGTTACAACCACCGCTCCCTCCCGGCTTTAAGCTGACCCGCTACACCCTTGATAAGGTGATGGCAACAGGCACCTATGCCATTGCCTATCTGGCCCAGCGTACAAGCCACGCGGTGGTGATTAAAGAGTTTTTTCCCAAGGCGCAAATCTACCGTGATGAGGCGGGCAACGTAACCCCTAATCGTGGGGATGTGGGGTATTTTAAGCATAACCGCAGCCGCTTTCGTCATGAAGCTGAACTGCTCGCTCGGTTACACCACCCTGGTATTATCCCTCTGGAGGAGAGCTTTGATGCCCTCGGCACCAGCTATCTGGTCATGCCCTATGTTGCGGGCGAAAATCTGCACCAACGCATCCGCCGTCGCCCGCTGCATGAAGGCGAGCTCCACGCCCTGCTGGTCGCCCTTGCCCAAGGGTTGATCGCTGTTCATGAGGCTGGCTATTGCCATCTGGATATCAAGCCAAATAATGTTTTATTGCAGCAGGATGGGTCTCCGGTACTCATTGATTTTGGAGCAGCTTGGCACCAAAAAGAGCTGGAACGGGGACGCGCCGACCCCCTTTTTACCCGCGACTATAGCCCCTATGAACTGTTTACCAAACAGCATGTGGGCTGCCACAGCGACCTTTATAGTCTTGGTGCCCTTGCCTACCGGCTGCTCACTGGCCATGCACCGGTTTGCAGTCAGATCCGGCACTATCACTTACACAAGCTGGGCAGCGACCCCCAGCGCCCTTTGCACAAAGATTTTGCCCACCGCTACAGCCGCGCTCTCTTGGATGCCATTGATACAGCCCTAATCTTAGAGAGCACCCAACGCCCCGGCGATCTACATCACTGGCTTACACACCACCTACAGCCCCGCTATCGTGGCAGCGACCACCCCCACCCCATGCTGCTAGAGGGTGATCGACAGCTTTACGCCGAGCGGCCAGATGAAGCGCTACAAGCCTATCAAAGTGCCGCTCAGGCGGGGGATTATGCGGCCCATCGTGCCATCGCCAACCTGCTCAAGGCGGATAAAGCGCACCCATCTACCATTCATGCAGCGTTGCTGGCGGGTAGTATGGCAGGGGATGCTGGCTGCGCGGTGCTGTTGGGTGCGCTGCTGCGGGATCATCCCAAGCTGGCCCAGCCACCCGAGCACACCCCTATAGCCTTTTACCAACAGGCGGCCAAATTGGGCAATCGCAAGGGCATGTATCGTTATGCCCATCTGTTGCTCAAACAGGCCCGCGCCAAGGCGGGACAGCCACAGGCATTGATTAAGGGCATTCATTGGCTACGCCGGGCCGCCCAAATGGGCTACGCCGAAGCACAGTGGCGGCTGTTTCAGGAGTTACAGGATAAACAGCTACCCTCGCTTCCCCCCGAGCACCCTTTTGATTGGCTCCAGATGGTTGCCTTTCAAGAGTGGCCTAAAGCAGCTCTGCGACTGGCTGGCTGGTACGAAGCAGGCGATGCCCCCCTGCCTGAGGTTGATCTAAGCCAGGCCTACTATTGGTACCGTCAGGCTGCTTTGCATGGAGCCTTGCAAGGCCAGTTAATGCTGGCACAAGGCTTTTTACAGGGCCGTGGGGTGGCACGGGACCCCAAACAAGCCTTTTACTGGTTTGAGGTGGCGGCTCAACAGCAGAGCGAGCAGGCCTATTACCATATGGCGTTACAGTTGCACAAAGGGCATGGGGTGATCCGTGATCGCAACCGGGCCCGCACGCTCTTTCAACAAGCTGCCCAAGGGGGTTACGGCCCGGCGCAAAAGCGGTTGGGGGATATGCTGGCACGGGGTGAAGGCGGGCCACGTCAGGTGGGTGAGGCCATTAAGTGGTATATGCAAGCAGCCGCTCAACAGGTGGAGGGTGCCCAACAAGCCCTACAGCGGCTGTTGATTCTGCGCCTTCCCCAACCGCCCGCAGGTTAA